A stretch of the Cellulomonas sp. WB94 genome encodes the following:
- a CDS encoding sugar ABC transporter permease has product MVSTQLTAQLSAEPTTISRRPSAAGRRRRRRGVLAAYAFVLPGFALYALVMLYPAVQTLLLSMREWNIAPGAVSPWVGLANYTKAFGDPIFLNSLLNSAVYTAVTVPLQIVIGLGLAVLLDSRLPGRTAFRVLFYLPVVTSWVVVSLLFQYMFSSGDGAANAVVVDLLHVVPDNVAWFQGRWTAFAAISILGTWKGIGWSMLIFLAALTGVPKELHEAAAIDGAGAFKRFQHVSLPSIRPAMTVVVILLVIGGFNVFISVLLMTGGGPDNQTQVPLTYMYDQAFKYYKFGYGSAISFSLTALVLVISGIQYWWTRRSTRM; this is encoded by the coding sequence ATGGTCTCGACCCAGCTCACCGCACAGCTGAGTGCCGAGCCGACGACGATCTCCCGGCGGCCCAGTGCCGCCGGGAGGCGCCGCCGTCGGCGCGGCGTGCTTGCGGCCTACGCGTTCGTGCTCCCGGGCTTCGCGCTCTACGCCCTCGTGATGCTCTACCCGGCGGTGCAGACCCTGCTGCTGAGCATGCGCGAGTGGAACATCGCCCCCGGAGCAGTGAGCCCGTGGGTGGGCCTCGCCAACTACACCAAGGCTTTCGGCGATCCGATCTTCCTGAACTCGCTGCTGAACTCGGCGGTGTACACCGCGGTCACGGTGCCGCTCCAGATCGTGATCGGGCTGGGTCTCGCAGTGCTGCTCGACAGCAGGCTGCCGGGTCGGACGGCCTTCCGGGTGCTGTTCTACCTGCCGGTCGTCACCAGCTGGGTCGTGGTGTCGCTGCTGTTCCAGTACATGTTCTCCTCGGGCGACGGTGCGGCCAACGCGGTGGTGGTCGACCTTCTCCACGTCGTCCCGGACAACGTCGCCTGGTTCCAGGGCCGGTGGACCGCGTTCGCGGCCATCTCCATCCTGGGCACCTGGAAGGGCATCGGCTGGTCGATGCTGATCTTCCTCGCGGCTCTGACCGGGGTCCCCAAGGAGCTGCACGAGGCAGCGGCGATCGACGGCGCCGGCGCCTTCAAGCGCTTCCAGCACGTCTCGTTGCCGTCGATCCGCCCCGCCATGACTGTCGTCGTCATCCTGCTCGTGATCGGCGGGTTCAACGTCTTCATCTCGGTGCTCCTCATGACCGGAGGTGGCCCGGACAACCAGACCCAGGTTCCCCTGACGTACATGTACGACCAGGCCTTCAAGTACTACAAGTTCGGCTACGGCAGTGCGATCTCGTTCTCGCTCACCGCGTTGGTGCTCGTGATCTCCGGGATTCAGTACTGGTGGACGCGCCGTTCGACAAGGATGTGA
- a CDS encoding carbohydrate ABC transporter permease, producing MTTSQRRRRIDYAIRYLILGIAAAVLVYPFLYMLSTSFKTRSLVLSAPLDLIPSSPTLDNYAQALGANNFGRYFLNSAMVAVVSTALIVALSSMMAYAFSRLAFPGKRILFTAIVVGLAIPTMMLIIPQFLLARDLHLLNSLQGLVPFYVGTALGFNTFLLAGFFETIPRELDEAMIVDGAGPWRRYWSLALPLARPALATTVIFAFLGTWDEFAWALTVLNDTDVRTLPIAISLFQGQHSTSWGLVFAASMIAIVPVLIVYIVFQRFFVAGLTTGAVKG from the coding sequence ATGACCACCTCCCAGCGACGCAGGCGGATCGACTATGCGATCCGATACCTCATTCTCGGGATAGCGGCGGCCGTCCTCGTCTACCCGTTCCTGTACATGCTGTCCACGTCGTTCAAGACGCGTTCGCTCGTCCTGAGCGCCCCGCTGGACCTGATCCCGTCGAGCCCGACCCTCGACAACTATGCGCAAGCGCTCGGGGCCAACAACTTCGGTCGGTACTTCCTCAACTCAGCGATGGTGGCGGTCGTCAGCACGGCGCTGATCGTGGCGCTCTCCTCGATGATGGCGTACGCGTTCTCCCGGCTGGCGTTCCCGGGCAAGCGCATCTTGTTCACGGCCATCGTCGTCGGCCTGGCGATCCCCACGATGATGCTGATCATCCCGCAGTTCCTGCTGGCCCGGGACCTGCACCTGCTCAACTCGTTGCAGGGTCTGGTCCCGTTCTACGTGGGGACCGCGCTCGGGTTCAACACGTTCTTGCTCGCTGGATTCTTCGAGACGATCCCACGAGAGCTCGACGAGGCGATGATCGTCGACGGGGCGGGCCCGTGGCGCCGCTACTGGAGCTTGGCGCTGCCGCTGGCGCGTCCTGCGCTCGCGACGACCGTCATCTTTGCCTTCCTTGGCACCTGGGACGAGTTCGCCTGGGCGTTGACCGTCCTCAACGACACGGACGTCAGAACCCTGCCGATCGCGATCTCGCTCTTCCAGGGCCAGCACTCGACGAGCTGGGGGCTCGTCTTTGCCGCCTCGATGATCGCGATCGTCCCGGTGCTGATCGTCTACATCGTGTTCCAGCGATTCTTTGTCGCTGGCCTGACCACAGGAGCAGTCAAAGGCTAA
- a CDS encoding glycoside hydrolase family 15 protein, with protein MASIRVLLDGQATTGAFIASPNFPQYSFAWLRDGAYCALAMDAVGETTSSEAFHRWAADAVERQRDRILDVVNRLRAGEDPEPRLMLPTRYTLSGMPESDGADSWPNFQLDGYGTWLFALHTHLAGADAGAFRAAAELAAEYLAASWAMPCYDYWEEFGDRRHTSTVASIAAGLQAAAHMLDRPDLADTADAVLAFIRESCVSGGRFVKGPSDSRLDASLVSLATPFRLVDHDDPVMVATIEGIRTTLASPSGGIRRYLGDTYYGGNPWLLLTAWLGWHDRLAGNADGHAHAVDWVRGRQAADGGLAEQTLHEPQDASAVQPWIDRWGPVADPLLWSHAKYLLMQSDVEDAAWS; from the coding sequence ATGGCGAGCATCCGCGTGCTCCTCGACGGCCAGGCGACGACCGGCGCGTTCATCGCGAGCCCGAACTTCCCCCAGTACAGCTTCGCGTGGCTCCGCGACGGCGCGTACTGCGCGCTGGCCATGGACGCCGTCGGCGAGACCACATCGTCGGAGGCCTTCCACCGCTGGGCGGCGGATGCTGTCGAACGGCAGCGGGACAGGATTCTCGACGTGGTGAACAGGCTCCGCGCCGGCGAGGACCCCGAGCCGCGGCTGATGCTTCCCACGCGCTACACGCTGTCGGGGATGCCGGAGTCTGACGGCGCCGACAGCTGGCCCAACTTCCAGCTCGACGGCTACGGCACGTGGCTGTTCGCCCTGCACACGCACCTGGCCGGCGCCGACGCGGGGGCGTTCCGTGCCGCGGCCGAGCTCGCTGCCGAGTACCTCGCCGCGTCCTGGGCGATGCCCTGCTACGACTACTGGGAGGAGTTCGGCGACCGCCGGCACACGTCGACCGTTGCCTCCATCGCGGCGGGTCTGCAGGCAGCGGCGCACATGCTGGACCGCCCGGACCTGGCCGACACGGCGGACGCCGTGCTCGCGTTCATCCGTGAGTCGTGCGTGTCTGGCGGCCGGTTCGTCAAGGGGCCGTCCGACTCGCGTCTCGACGCGAGCCTGGTCTCGCTGGCCACACCGTTCCGGCTCGTCGACCATGACGACCCCGTGATGGTCGCCACGATCGAGGGGATCCGCACCACCCTCGCGTCGCCCAGCGGAGGCATCCGTCGGTATCTGGGTGACACCTACTACGGGGGCAACCCGTGGCTCCTGCTGACCGCGTGGCTCGGGTGGCACGATCGCCTCGCCGGCAACGCGGACGGTCACGCGCACGCGGTCGACTGGGTGCGTGGTCGCCAGGCAGCAGACGGTGGGCTCGCCGAGCAGACCCTCCACGAACCGCAGGACGCCTCGGCGGTCCAGCCGTGGATCGACCGCTGGGGTCCGGTGGCCGACCCCCTGCTCTGGTCGCACGCCAAGTACCTGCTCATGCAGTCGGACGTGGAGGACGCGGCATGGAGCTGA
- a CDS encoding glycoside hydrolase family 66 protein, whose product MELIPTRTWFRADEPVEIDLDEPTPADGALSVWHIATRVHVQHVPAGSTRVRVGALPRGGYGVELRVGGALATTAVDVLTDAFERPRYGFVVTLTDDVDTRAVARTYRRLHLTLAQLYDWAYRHSQLLPPTERYLDPLGQERDLGAVDAMCVELASAGVVPLGYSAVYAIGSDERATWPDSQLVRPDGEPYRLGEDFLVLVDPSDPRWLGHYLEQLAAVVEGTRIEGFHLDQYGWPKFALRSDGVHVDLAEAFPALLAAVRERLPQTPFMFNNVNDFPTYATARSPQNATYIEVWPPHTTLEDLGRLATSARSHRPEHPPILSAYLSCYADDEHRANACATLVMATVFSHGATHLLLGESSNVLTDPYYPRNHRITEASLDLFVGWYDFQVRYGDLLLDPTQVDVTEFFTGGINEDIVLSGADGVTFSTKATPGTVWTRVVRTSRGLVIHLINLVGQDEVAWDAGKNDPTPQQGITLRLAPVAAPPTLVWATPDSEGGAPRELDGRAEGVGSQHDALSAGQTYASYTLPPLTTWAIILLPGSSEEAT is encoded by the coding sequence ATGGAGCTGATCCCGACCCGGACGTGGTTCCGCGCCGACGAGCCCGTCGAGATCGACCTCGACGAGCCGACTCCCGCCGACGGCGCTCTGTCCGTGTGGCACATAGCCACTCGGGTGCACGTGCAGCACGTGCCGGCAGGGTCCACCCGTGTCCGCGTCGGGGCCCTGCCTCGCGGTGGATACGGTGTGGAGCTGCGCGTCGGCGGTGCACTCGCGACGACCGCCGTCGACGTGCTCACCGACGCCTTCGAGCGACCGCGCTACGGCTTCGTCGTGACCCTGACCGACGACGTCGACACCCGAGCGGTCGCGCGCACGTATCGCCGTCTGCATCTCACGCTCGCACAGCTCTACGACTGGGCGTACCGGCACTCCCAGCTGCTGCCGCCGACCGAGCGCTACCTCGATCCGCTCGGCCAGGAGCGCGACCTCGGGGCAGTCGATGCCATGTGCGTGGAGCTCGCGAGCGCCGGTGTCGTCCCGCTCGGCTACTCGGCCGTCTACGCCATCGGGAGCGACGAGAGGGCCACCTGGCCGGACTCACAGCTCGTTCGCCCCGACGGCGAGCCCTACCGGCTGGGGGAGGACTTCCTCGTCCTGGTCGATCCGAGCGACCCCCGCTGGCTGGGGCACTACCTCGAGCAGCTGGCTGCGGTCGTCGAAGGTACCCGGATCGAGGGCTTCCACCTGGACCAGTACGGCTGGCCGAAGTTCGCCCTCCGATCGGACGGGGTGCACGTCGACCTCGCCGAGGCCTTTCCTGCGCTCTTGGCTGCCGTGCGCGAACGACTGCCGCAGACGCCGTTCATGTTCAACAACGTCAACGACTTCCCGACCTACGCGACCGCGCGCTCACCCCAGAACGCCACCTACATCGAGGTGTGGCCGCCCCACACCACCCTCGAGGACCTCGGCCGGCTCGCCACCTCGGCGCGCTCGCACCGTCCTGAGCATCCGCCTATCCTCTCGGCATACCTGTCCTGCTACGCGGACGACGAGCACCGGGCGAACGCGTGCGCGACCCTCGTGATGGCGACGGTGTTCTCCCACGGTGCGACGCACCTGCTGCTCGGCGAGAGCTCGAACGTGCTCACCGATCCGTACTACCCGCGCAACCACCGCATCACCGAGGCGAGCCTGGACCTCTTTGTCGGCTGGTACGACTTCCAGGTGCGGTACGGCGACCTGCTGCTCGACCCGACGCAGGTGGACGTGACGGAGTTCTTCACCGGCGGCATCAACGAAGACATCGTGCTCAGCGGCGCAGACGGGGTCACCTTCTCGACCAAGGCGACTCCTGGAACGGTGTGGACTCGCGTGGTCAGGACCTCGCGAGGACTCGTGATCCACCTCATCAACCTCGTCGGCCAGGACGAGGTCGCCTGGGACGCGGGCAAGAACGACCCCACACCTCAGCAGGGGATCACGCTGCGACTCGCGCCGGTGGCAGCACCCCCGACCCTGGTCTGGGCGACGCCTGACTCCGAGGGCGGCGCACCTCGAGAGCTCGACGGTCGCGCCGAGGGCGTCGGCAGCCAGCACGATGCGCTGTCGGCCGGGCAGACCTACGCCTCCTACACCCTGCCCCCGTTGACGACGTGGGCCATCATCCTGCTGCCGGGCAGTTCAGAGGAGGCCACATAG
- a CDS encoding TetR/AcrR family transcriptional regulator, whose protein sequence is MHNQGVDERVLRTVWGAAPSTARGPRARYDLASIATTAVALADDRGLSGVALSALARELGLATTALYRYVDSKETLVHLMVDAAIGPPPEAAPGDWRDGIQAWVGGLWGRYRAHPWLAEVQVAGMPLYPQRLGWMEALLCELDRGQVRDPMRIALLLDGVTRSFALLARPADDAAPPSWVVEAAAARYPRLAHELARDWTDIEGELATAVRTVLAGAQRVTAGSCADELADTPGGVRRRSSR, encoded by the coding sequence ATGCACAATCAAGGTGTCGACGAGCGGGTGCTGAGAACGGTGTGGGGCGCTGCGCCATCGACGGCCCGTGGACCACGGGCGCGGTACGACCTCGCTTCGATCGCCACGACCGCCGTCGCCCTGGCGGACGACCGCGGACTGTCCGGGGTCGCCCTGTCGGCGCTCGCTCGCGAGCTCGGACTGGCGACGACGGCGCTCTACCGCTACGTGGACTCCAAGGAGACCCTGGTGCATCTCATGGTCGACGCCGCCATCGGGCCGCCGCCGGAGGCCGCTCCGGGCGACTGGCGCGACGGGATCCAGGCCTGGGTCGGCGGCCTGTGGGGCCGCTACCGGGCGCACCCGTGGCTCGCCGAGGTGCAGGTGGCCGGCATGCCGCTGTACCCGCAGCGCCTCGGCTGGATGGAGGCCCTGCTGTGCGAGCTGGACCGCGGGCAGGTCCGCGACCCGATGCGCATCGCCCTGCTGCTCGACGGGGTGACCCGCTCGTTCGCCCTTCTGGCACGTCCGGCCGACGACGCCGCTCCCCCGTCCTGGGTGGTCGAGGCCGCGGCAGCGAGGTATCCCCGGCTCGCGCACGAGCTCGCCCGGGACTGGACCGACATCGAAGGCGAGCTGGCCACGGCTGTGCGGACCGTGCTGGCGGGTGCGCAGCGCGTGACCGCAGGCTCATGTGCGGATGAGCTGGCCGATACGCCGGGTGGTGTTCGCCGACGTAGCAGTCGTTGA
- a CDS encoding SDR family NAD(P)-dependent oxidoreductase → MTFTVQSLTVNNMHSNAKGAVLVTGASSGLGSRTAQMLAAQGYRVAGAARRVELIERLDGVVPVHLDLTDPESIERAVQSGEAAVGPIQMLINDAGYGEFGSFEDTPIERARLQFEVNVFGLADLTRRVLGPMREARRGRIVNVSSLAGEFSSPMGGWYHASKFALEALSDSLRAEVRPFGITVTVVQPGPVRTPWHETAMTLLEQTSGQGAYATMATAVARYHRANQDKPITSEVEVVAAAIVKAATTPGHVPATASGAGREPPSPSAGSRTAPLTR, encoded by the coding sequence ATGACGTTCACAGTACAGTCATTAACTGTGAACAACATGCACAGTAATGCCAAGGGTGCCGTCCTCGTCACTGGCGCCTCCTCCGGGCTCGGCTCGCGGACGGCCCAGATGCTCGCCGCGCAGGGCTATCGGGTCGCAGGGGCCGCGCGCCGGGTGGAGCTGATCGAGCGGCTCGACGGCGTGGTCCCCGTGCATCTGGACCTGACCGACCCCGAGAGCATCGAGCGGGCCGTCCAGAGCGGCGAGGCGGCGGTCGGACCGATCCAGATGCTGATCAACGACGCCGGCTACGGGGAGTTCGGCTCCTTCGAGGACACGCCCATCGAGCGTGCGCGCCTCCAGTTCGAGGTCAACGTCTTCGGCCTCGCGGACCTCACCCGGCGGGTGCTCGGGCCCATGCGCGAGGCCCGTCGCGGACGGATCGTGAACGTCTCGAGCCTTGCCGGCGAGTTCTCCTCGCCCATGGGCGGCTGGTACCACGCGTCGAAGTTCGCACTTGAAGCGCTCTCCGACAGCCTGCGAGCCGAGGTGAGGCCATTCGGGATCACTGTGACCGTCGTGCAGCCCGGCCCGGTCCGCACGCCCTGGCACGAGACCGCGATGACCCTGCTGGAACAGACCTCCGGCCAGGGCGCCTACGCGACGATGGCGACCGCCGTCGCCCGCTACCACCGCGCCAACCAGGACAAGCCCATCACCAGCGAGGTCGAGGTGGTCGCTGCCGCCATCGTCAAGGCCGCAACCACCCCCGGCCATGTCCCCGCTACCGCGTCGGGCGCGGGTCGGGAACCGCCGTCGCCATCAGCAGGCTCCCGGACCGCACCTTTGACGCGATGA
- a CDS encoding helix-turn-helix domain-containing protein has translation MTSTSEGDSTGLQLDAAALKVLAHPLRSRLLSALRRGGPATATELAGALDTNTGATSYHLRKLESVGLVADTDEGAGRRRLWRAATDSHQWTVSDFAGDRDSEAALTWLVRDYSHHLGQQFDRWLDVESSWPGPWRDAAGMSDYFVLVTPAQAEALKADVDRLVTMYRTAGQGSPDAKRLAVYTVLFPMDLDDPSGR, from the coding sequence ATGACCTCGACCAGCGAAGGCGACTCCACCGGCCTCCAGCTCGATGCGGCGGCGCTGAAGGTGCTGGCCCACCCGTTGCGTTCTCGGCTGCTGAGCGCGCTGCGACGGGGTGGGCCTGCCACCGCCACGGAGCTCGCCGGCGCGTTGGACACCAACACGGGCGCCACCTCGTACCACCTGCGCAAGCTCGAGTCGGTCGGCCTGGTGGCGGACACCGACGAGGGCGCCGGCCGACGGCGGCTCTGGCGGGCCGCCACCGACTCCCACCAGTGGACGGTCAGCGATTTCGCGGGGGACCGCGACTCCGAAGCCGCACTCACGTGGCTGGTTCGGGACTACAGCCACCACCTCGGCCAGCAGTTCGATCGCTGGCTCGACGTCGAGAGCTCCTGGCCCGGCCCGTGGCGCGACGCCGCCGGAATGAGCGACTACTTCGTGCTGGTCACGCCCGCGCAGGCCGAGGCACTCAAGGCCGACGTCGACCGGCTCGTGACCATGTACCGCACCGCGGGCCAGGGCAGCCCCGATGCCAAGCGGCTCGCGGTGTACACCGTTCTCTTCCCGATGGATCTCGACGACCCCTCGGGACGGTGA
- a CDS encoding MFS transporter, with product MTAPRVSAGDARATLLLLTVTRWFPVGLTVGITTLLALQRGMSLAQLGVILAMQGLVVLGLELPTGGLADALGRRPVLLAAGVVALVSGLIFVTAHTFGGFVVALLLQGLFRALDSGPLEAWYVDTAQADEPGVRVETSLAHAGTALGLSIASGALVSGALVAWNPFSSMTALELPYWVALGFYAVNLLAIAVRMREGRTAGGSTRWRQALGSVRAAPRTVVAGLRTLSTSRVLRALVLVEVFWSVGMIAFETLMPIRLAELVGGQTHAGALMGPVSAVAWGLFALGSSLAGLASRRIGVGWTALLARVLNGALIVVLGLAAGPTGLITAFLFTYTLHGAGGPAHSTLLHREADPSNRATVLSMNSMVAGGAYTVGLLLLGPLAEHTSTALAIIVAGAFSILGAVFYLPAIREARPAARRAGAAGAVTDAAGTAPAEHR from the coding sequence GTGACCGCCCCGCGGGTGTCGGCCGGCGATGCTCGCGCCACCCTCCTGCTGCTGACGGTCACCCGCTGGTTCCCGGTGGGCCTCACCGTCGGCATCACGACGCTGCTCGCACTGCAACGCGGCATGAGCCTGGCTCAGCTCGGGGTCATCCTGGCGATGCAGGGCCTCGTCGTCCTCGGCCTTGAGCTGCCCACTGGCGGCCTCGCCGACGCCCTCGGTCGGCGGCCCGTGCTGCTCGCCGCGGGGGTCGTCGCGCTGGTCTCGGGCCTGATCTTCGTCACCGCGCACACGTTCGGGGGGTTCGTGGTCGCGCTGCTGCTCCAGGGACTCTTCCGGGCGCTCGACTCCGGGCCCCTCGAGGCCTGGTACGTCGACACCGCCCAGGCGGACGAGCCCGGCGTCAGGGTCGAGACGAGCCTCGCCCACGCGGGAACTGCCCTCGGGCTCTCCATCGCGTCCGGCGCGCTGGTATCCGGCGCCCTCGTGGCGTGGAACCCGTTCAGCTCGATGACGGCGCTGGAACTTCCGTACTGGGTCGCCCTGGGGTTCTACGCCGTCAATCTCCTCGCGATCGCGGTCCGGATGCGCGAAGGGCGGACCGCGGGCGGCTCGACCCGGTGGCGACAGGCGCTGGGCTCGGTCCGGGCCGCGCCGCGCACGGTCGTCGCCGGTCTGCGCACGTTGTCCACGTCGCGCGTCCTGCGCGCCCTCGTGCTGGTCGAGGTGTTCTGGTCGGTCGGGATGATCGCCTTCGAGACCCTCATGCCGATCCGGCTCGCCGAGCTGGTCGGCGGTCAGACCCACGCCGGCGCCCTCATGGGGCCCGTGTCGGCAGTCGCCTGGGGTCTCTTCGCGCTCGGGTCGAGCCTCGCCGGCCTGGCCAGTCGCCGCATCGGCGTGGGTTGGACCGCCCTGCTGGCACGCGTACTCAACGGCGCACTCATCGTCGTCCTGGGCCTGGCGGCCGGACCGACCGGGCTGATCACCGCCTTCCTGTTCACCTACACGCTGCACGGCGCCGGCGGGCCCGCGCACAGCACGCTTCTCCACCGGGAGGCCGACCCGAGCAACCGGGCGACCGTCCTGTCGATGAACTCGATGGTGGCGGGCGGCGCGTACACCGTCGGCCTGCTTCTCCTCGGCCCCCTCGCCGAGCACACCAGCACGGCACTCGCCATCATCGTGGCCGGGGCGTTCAGCATCCTCGGCGCGGTGTTCTACCTCCCCGCCATCCGAGAAGCCCGGCCTGCAGCGCGGCGTGCCGGAGCCGCCGGAGCGGTCACCGACGCGGCGGGAACCGCTCCGGCGGAGCACCGGTGA
- a CDS encoding VOC family protein, whose product MGLVVSQLCVDCGEPAALARWWANVLGWHVVRGVAQDESAETDTLADEDEVEIEPRDGSHAGVLFVRVPEAKSVKNRLHLDLRPQDGSDQQTELARLLELGARPVDVGQGVEVSWYVLADPEGNEFCLLRSTPSQLPQAFADVLD is encoded by the coding sequence ATGGGACTTGTCGTGAGCCAGCTGTGCGTCGACTGCGGTGAACCCGCCGCGCTTGCCCGGTGGTGGGCGAACGTGCTCGGCTGGCATGTCGTCAGGGGCGTGGCGCAGGACGAGAGCGCCGAGACCGACACGCTCGCGGACGAGGACGAGGTCGAGATCGAACCTCGCGACGGGTCGCACGCCGGCGTGCTCTTCGTGCGGGTGCCGGAGGCCAAGTCGGTCAAGAACCGCCTGCACCTCGACCTGCGCCCGCAGGACGGCTCCGACCAGCAGACGGAGCTCGCGCGACTCCTCGAGCTGGGCGCCCGCCCGGTCGACGTCGGCCAGGGCGTCGAGGTCTCCTGGTACGTGCTGGCCGATCCCGAGGGCAACGAGTTCTGCCTGCTGCGCTCGACGCCGTCGCAGCTCCCCCAGGCCTTCGCCGACGTGCTCGACTGA
- a CDS encoding MBL fold metallo-hydrolase — MGRELTQVAPGVWTATAEIWTSLTTLVVADDGACLVVDPGITVAEVECLADEIRDRGWHVEAAFATHAHWDHVLWSARLGDVPRWATPAAAAAQQRSRDADLAKADAAAPGHDRELFGRITALPDDAVAVPWSGPRALVVGHHAHAPGHAALVLPDSGVLVAGDMLSDIEIPLLDVDAADPVGDYRDGLHRLEAAVTQHAITAVVPGTVMSAARASWPGGSWSTGCTSAPSSRASTRRTLAWPIRGSARRTRSSSERSPRTDGPAVAAGLRSFHGTCREPAVRRLR, encoded by the coding sequence GTGGGCAGGGAGCTGACGCAGGTCGCACCCGGCGTCTGGACCGCGACGGCCGAGATCTGGACGAGCCTGACGACCCTCGTGGTGGCCGACGACGGCGCCTGCCTTGTCGTCGACCCCGGGATCACCGTGGCGGAGGTCGAGTGTCTGGCCGACGAGATCCGGGACCGCGGCTGGCACGTCGAGGCCGCGTTCGCCACGCACGCCCACTGGGACCACGTGCTGTGGTCCGCGCGGCTCGGCGACGTGCCGCGCTGGGCGACGCCGGCCGCTGCGGCGGCCCAGCAGCGCTCGCGGGACGCGGACCTGGCGAAGGCCGACGCGGCAGCCCCCGGGCACGACCGTGAGCTCTTCGGGCGGATCACCGCTCTGCCCGACGACGCCGTCGCCGTGCCGTGGTCGGGTCCCCGCGCGCTCGTCGTCGGCCACCACGCCCATGCGCCGGGTCACGCCGCGCTCGTGCTCCCCGACTCGGGCGTGCTCGTCGCGGGAGACATGCTCTCGGACATCGAGATCCCGCTGCTGGACGTCGACGCGGCCGACCCCGTCGGCGACTACCGCGACGGGCTGCACCGACTCGAGGCGGCCGTGACCCAGCACGCCATCACAGCAGTCGTCCCGGGCACGGTCATGTCGGCGGCCCGCGCGAGCTGGCCCGGCGGTTCGTGGTCGACCGGGTGTACCTCGGCGCCCTCCTCGCGGGCCTCGACGCGGCGGACCCTCGCCTGGCCGATCCGTGGCTCAGCGAGGCGCACGAGGAGCAGCTCCGAGCGGTCTCCTCGGACTGATGGACCGGCCGTGGCCGCCGGGCTACGGTCGTTTCATGGGACTTGTCGTGAGCCAGCTGTGCGTCGACTGCGGTGA
- the ppgK gene encoding polyphosphate--glucose phosphotransferase, whose amino-acid sequence MSDHKHGSKKRTPTAFGIDIGGSGIKGAPVNLETGAFSADRVRIPTPQPATPDAVAQTVAQVIDAFHLPAELHVGVTFPAVILHGVAQSAANVDPSWIGTNVETAVARATGRSVVAVNDADAAGYAETLYGAARDNAGVVIVVTLGTGIGSAIIVDGVLVPNTELGHLEIDGHDAESKAADSAREREGLDWAQWSARLQRYFKTVENLFWPDLIVVGGGVSKHHASFLPLLDLRTKIVPAELRNAAGIVGAAALASRTKRSD is encoded by the coding sequence ATGAGCGACCACAAGCACGGCTCCAAGAAGCGCACACCCACAGCGTTCGGCATCGACATCGGCGGCAGCGGCATCAAGGGCGCACCGGTCAACCTCGAGACCGGCGCGTTCAGCGCCGACCGCGTGCGGATCCCCACGCCGCAGCCGGCGACCCCCGACGCGGTCGCCCAGACCGTCGCGCAGGTCATCGACGCGTTCCACCTGCCCGCCGAGCTGCACGTCGGGGTCACGTTCCCCGCCGTGATCCTGCACGGTGTCGCGCAGTCCGCTGCCAACGTCGACCCGTCATGGATCGGCACGAACGTCGAGACCGCCGTGGCGCGGGCCACCGGTCGCTCGGTCGTCGCCGTGAACGACGCCGACGCGGCGGGCTACGCCGAGACCCTGTACGGCGCCGCACGGGACAACGCCGGAGTCGTGATCGTCGTGACGCTCGGCACCGGGATCGGTTCCGCGATCATCGTCGACGGCGTGCTCGTCCCGAACACCGAGCTGGGCCACCTGGAGATCGACGGGCACGACGCCGAGAGCAAGGCGGCGGACAGCGCGCGCGAACGTGAGGGCCTCGACTGGGCGCAGTGGTCGGCGCGGCTGCAGCGGTACTTCAAGACCGTCGAGAACCTGTTCTGGCCCGACCTCATCGTCGTCGGCGGCGGCGTGAGCAAGCATCACGCGAGCTTCCTGCCGCTCCTCGACCTGCGCACGAAGATCGTGCCGGCCGAGCTGCGCAACGCCGCCGGGATCGTGGGCGCAGCGGCGCTCGCGTCCCGCACCAAGCGGTCCGACTGA